Proteins encoded together in one Mugil cephalus isolate CIBA_MC_2020 chromosome 16, CIBA_Mcephalus_1.1, whole genome shotgun sequence window:
- the mki67 gene encoding proliferation marker protein Ki-67 isoform X2, with the protein MPLHGKIVVIKRNGGDGTEFPLTASCLFGRMPDCDIRIQLPQVSKEHCRIDLNENKEVILTNLSSVNPTLVNGEVLQQSDRLKHGDVITVIDRSFRFEYPPAPTPKKRSSVGGKTEKLKVLQHQQVCDTPIVETGDKRISEVSADPHLKDGANSDNIQRSLEKTLELESKNDDSLLQSKTNSPFNDLYQMIKKSLDVKTPWKSSSSQLQTPTSRFGTPQVGLVRKNDLKPVTCTEEKGTPKKGYPSVFAEVEGKNGGTPGSVKKQRKSIQVPSTEMVALRAEEASIPQKRISGTPQKFTVSEVIEHISAQSPKSPMRKRSTEVTPAKSAMAKDQEEQAMSAPKTEQRQRTSPRNSGKADKVKEISKKRKSGELGTDLITQQMKRKRVSFGGQLSPELFDKRLPPDSPLRKGATPRRSLSLARHKQSLLRRASVIGFIRELDQDIPGKKRTPSPKKSSSAKAASPKTPTSGKKVAKSRSPSPKAASPAKKSPKSKTPSPKAATSPAKKSPKSKTPSPKAAASPAKKSPKSKTSTPAKTPLRSGAQTPTVQGRFSVSRISTPSPTVDIDAVPDQVPSHTVTPKIPIRRKSMKSATRKTPSISKSAVKVMCRRSGISRASMKVMNSWAEIVKFGQTKTQAVAPPAKKKVIQKTMKKAASKTQTPARKLKGHMSTGHADSPVTIVVGRAHKQTVTHPTGAAPRVVMNAALYKKNMKMDEDLTGIPEMFKTPVNERKRRSLIGQSSATKTPAGAQGTSVIEPSVLNTPEETGEMIVSPLSVASTIKDRRYNSEAVQRLLNENQESSFVGDVSALESHSESNEQQSVDLKTISVTTPKQKTPRQKSGPVEDLREKSLKTPKQKAEQRECLTGVKRIMKTPRQKTEPLEDIRGRLLKTPKQKAEPQECLSGVKRIMKTPRQKTEPLEDIRGKLLKTPKLKPEPQECLTGVKRMFKTPKQGAESLEDLQGELQKTPKATEASDVNADAVKELLDTPARVKESEDLAKVISPTVCLTDIKKIGTPKEKTAPVEDMVEVKRLMRTPRVKGQPVEQNFGLKRLMKSPRVRGNAPVDDFEGLQELMEEPLTVATGQQETDKQDELQMDGAAAVEKETSEVVINDHLEVPSKQDNNATSQATEAVSTQEKKSVRGRRAKATQDKEEAPEPSQNTVLSVPVRGRRGKKTEATALPAVKQTTRGRNAKSAESVDVEIAVEESPAQPSKVAPKLKRGRNAKKATDQEVAIETDMAVELQSDQIPPVDVDQKENDSAAPKEKAVLKPKRGRTPKPKQTASEEQEIPQTDVTKDEQVLPSETDVPDAMETVVQAHETERTPVVETVEKKSVRGQRAKRVESKDAEDKQEAAEHSEEPAIPAPARGRRGKKVEASAPPAVKRTRTRNAKSQESSSDTPAVETQPMTEISSEAVSAQTSLIKSQVDADSVPPTEEAVVKPLRGRKTKQTLVEPVQPEAEENDAVSEEHLVESSHPQQPTPGKPRSGRKTSPDPVEQNVTAEDVVEETKKQSRAPVRARRGKNARQEEEKMDDDKKTTESQQPVKTSRRTRKPEQDRVEPVEEVPAIEVVVPEVAEALAEPVMSEEATVALKPRRGRKAKVDTESVTLVESTEVQDNPTQASSTDKPKRVRRGKQVAEMPENEVETEEKQNEESAAPTPKSSKARRGKAEASQAVPAKRARRGAALPVEETSTESTVPVSEPVSAPAEPAKRGRRAAAKPKPGEATVTSDETNPSEESSTAVVEDTKMSKKSVKWKLDMDVVEIPKVTPVKTVRGRKSKLEDQAGAESKKVLKGAHKPEEEDLSDEVVEAQPVKRARRGAKADVNTASTSKVVLQKEAEAETQPKTRRGRSAKK; encoded by the exons ATGCCTTTGCATGGGAAAATAGTGGTGATTAAGAGGAACGGAGGAGATGGGACTGAATTCCCTCTCACTGCATCATGCTTGTTTGGAAG GATGCCTGACTGTGATATTCGCATTCAGCTTCCTCAAGTCTCCAAGGAGCATTGCAGAATTGActtgaatgaaaataaagag GTCATTTTGACAAATTTGAGCTCGGTGAATCCAACACTTGTCAATGGAGAGGTTTTGCAACAGTCTGACCGTTTGAAACATGGAGATGTAATAACTGTTATTGACCGTTCTTTCAG GTTTGAGTACCCTCCAGCACCCACACCAAAGAAGAGGTCTTCTGTaggaggcaaaacagaaaaactcaaA GTTCTTCAACATCAGCAAGTGTGTGATACTCCCATTGTTGAAACTGGGGACAAGAGGATCTCTGAAGTATCTGCAG ATCCTCATCTTAAAGATGGAGCTAACAGTGACAACATCCAGCGATCCCTGGAGAAAACTTTGGAGTTGGAGTCCAAGAATGATGATAGCTTGCTGCAAAGCAAGACCAACTCACCGTTCAATGATCTGTATCAAATGATCAAAAAATCTCTGGATGTCAAGACCCCATGGAAGTCTTCTTCTAGTCAGCTTCAGACACCTACCTCAAGGTTTGGTACTCCACAAGTTGGTTTAGTCAGGAAGAATGATTTAAAGCCTGTCACTTGTACAGAAGAAAAAGGCACTCCCAAGAAGGGTTATCCCAGTGTCTTTGCTGAAGTCGAGGGTAAAAATGGTGGAACCCCAGGGTCAGTGAAGAAGCAGAGAAAGTCCATCCAGGTCCCTTCTACTGAGATGGTTGCACTCAGAGCAGAAGAAGCAAGCATACCTCAAAAGAGAATCAGCGGAACACCACAGAAATTTACTGTGAGTGAGGTTATTGAGCACATTTCTGCTCAGTCACCTAAGTCACCAATGAGAAAGCGGTCAACAGAAGTCACACCAGCCAAATCTGCAATGGCTAAGGATCAAGAAGAACAAGCGATGTCTGCTCCCAAAACAGAGCAACGCCAAAGGACATCACCAAGGAATTCAGGAAAAGCTGATAAAG tgAAAGAAATATCCAAGAAACGTAAAAGCGGGGAACTTGGAACAGACCTGATTACACaacagatgaagaggaaacGGGTTTCATTTGGAGGCCAGCTGAGTCCAGAGTTATTTGACAAACGACTGCCTCCTGATTCTCCATTGCGCAAGGGGGCCACCCCACGGAGAAGCTTGTCTCTCGCCCGACACAAACAGTCACTGCTTAGACGAGCATCTGTCATTGGCTTTATAAGG GAGCTTGACCAAGATATTCCTGGAAAGAAGAGGACCCCGTCCCCCAAGAAGTCATCAAGTGCTAAGGCTGCTTCTCCAAAGACTCCAACGTCAGGAAAAAAAGTAGCAAAATCTAGATCTCCATCTCCCAAAGCAGCATCACCTGCAAAGAAGTCCCCAAAATCCAAGACCCCATCTCCCAAAGCAGCAACATCACCTGCAAAGAAGTCCCCAAAATCCAAGACCCCTTCTCccaaagcagcagcatcaccTGCGAAGAAGTCCCCAAAATCCAAAACTTCAACACCAGCTAAAACTCCCTTGAGATCAGGAGCCCAGACCCCCACGGTGCAAGGGCGCTTCTCTGTGTCACGAATCAGTACACCATCTCCAACTGTAGACATCGACGCTGTCCCTGACCAGGTGCCTTCACACACCGTTACCCCTAAAATACCTATCAGGAGGAAGAGCATGAAGAGCGCCACACGGAAGACTCCGAGTATTTCCAAGAGTGCGGTAAAAGTAATGTGCAGAAGAAGTGGCATATCACGGGCCTCTATGAAGG TCATGAATTCCTGGGCAGAAATAGTAAAGTTTGGCCAAACTAAGACTCAAGCTGTTGCTCCTCCAGCTAAAAAAAAGGTCATCCAGAAGACCATGAAGAAGGCAGCATCCAAAACACAG ACACCTGCAAGAAAACTCAAGGGCCACATGAGCACTGGACATGCAGATTCACCTGTTACCATCGTTGTGGGTAGAGCTCACAAACAAACGGTTACACATCCAACTGGCGCTGCACCAAGGGTTGTCATGAATGCTGCACTCTACAAGAAGAACATGAAGATGGATGAGGACTTAACTG GCATTCCTGAAATGTTTAAAACCCCtgtaaatgaaagaaagaggagatcTTTAATCGGTCAGAGCAGTGCCACAAAGACACCAGCTGGAGCTCAGGGCACATCTGTGATCGAACCATCTGTCCTGAACACGCCCGAGGAGACAG GTGAAATGATAGTTTCTCCACTGAGTGTTGCATCTACAATCAAAGACAGAAGATACAATAGTGAGGCAGTCCAGCGCCTTCTTAATGAAAATCAAGAGTCCAGTTTTGTCGGTGACGTCTCTGCCTTAGAGAGTCATTCTGAATCTAATGAACAGCAGAGCGTGGATTTGAAGACCATCTCCGTAACAACCCCCAAACAGAAGACCCCAAGACAGAAATCTGGGCCAGTTGAAGACTTGAGAGAGAAGAGTTTGAAAACTCCTAAACAGAAAGCTGAACAACGGGAGTGCCTCACAGGAGTGAAGAGGATCATGAAAACTCCAAGACAGAAGACCGAACCTTTAGAGGACATCAGAGGCAGACTTCTCAAAACTCCCAAACAGAAAGCCGAACCACAGGAGTGCCTGTCTGGAGTGAAGAGGATCATGAAAACTCCAAGACAGAAGACCGAACCTTTAGAGGACATCAGAGGCAAACTTCTGAAAACTCCCAAACTGAAGCCTGAACCACAGGAGTGCCTGACTGGAGTGAAGAGAATGTTCAAGACTCCAAAGCAAGGGGCTGAATCCCTTGAAGACCTTCAAGGAGAACTTCAGAAAACTCCCAAAGCCACAGAAGCCAGTGATGTGAATGCAGATGCTGTTAAGGAACTCCTGGACACACCAGCACGTGTCAAAGAATCTGAAGACCTGGCTAAAGTGATCTCTCCGACAGTATGTCTTACAGATATTAAGAAAATCGGAACACCCAAGGAGAAGACTGCTCCAGTTGAAGATATGGTTGAAGTGAAGAGGCTGATGAGAACTCCAAGAGTGAAAGGACAACCTGTCGAGCAGAACTTTGGTCTTAAGAGACTCATGAAATCACCAAGAGTGAGGGGAAATGCTCCAGTGGATGACTTTGAAGGCCTTCAAGAACTCATGGAGGAGCCGTTGACTGTTGCCACAGGACAACAGGAGACGGACAAG CAGGATGAATTGCAAATGGATGGTGCAGCAGCTGTGGAGAAAG AAACCAGTGAAGTTGTCATTAATGACCACTTGGAGGTGCCAAGTAAACAAGATAATAATGCAACATCACAAGCCACGGAAGCGGTTTCTACCCAAGAGAAGAAATCCGTTCGAGGCAGAAGAGCAAAAGCAACTCAGGATAAAGAAGAGGCACCGGAACCCTCTCAAAATACCGTCCTCTCTGTGCCAGTCAGAGGAAGAAGGGGAAAGAAAACTGAAGCTACAGCTCTACCTGctgttaaacaaacaacaagaggCAGAAATGCGAAGAGCGCTGAAAGTGTGGATGTGGAGATCGCTGTGGAAGAAAGTCCTGCTCAGCCGTCCAAAGTTGCTCCTAAactgaaaagaggaagaaatgctAAAAAAGCCACTGATCAGGAGGTTGCCATCGAAACTGACATGGCTGTGGAACTTCAGAGTGACCAGATCCCTCCAGTTGATGTCgaccaaaaagaaaatgacagtgCAGCACCCAAAGAGAAGGCTGTGCTGAAGCCCAAGCGTGGTAGAACACCCAAACCTAAACAAACTGCATCAGAGGAGCAAGAAATTCCCCAAACTGATGTAACAAAAg atGAGCAGGTGTTGCCAAGTGAAACTGATGTACCTGATGCCATGGAAACAGTTGTCCAGGCTCATGAAACTGAGCGTACACCAGTTGTGGAGACGGTTGAGAAGAAATCTGTTAGAGGCCAAAGAGCTAAACGGGTGGAATCTAAAGACGCTGAGGATAAACAGGAGGCTGCAGAACACTCTGAAGAACCTGCCATCCCTGCACCAgcaagaggaagaagggggaagaaaGTGGAAGCCTCTGCACCTCCAGCTGTTAAACGGACAAGAACCAGGAACGCAAAGTCTCAAGAAAGCTCCTCTGACACACCTGCTGTTGAAACCCAACCGATGACCGAGATCTCCTCCGAAGCTGTGAGTGCACAGACATCTCTGATAAAGAGTCAAGTCGACGCTGATTCTGTCCCCCCAACAGAAGAGGCTGTCGTGAAACCACTTAGAGGGAGGAAAACTAAGCAAACACTTGTTGAACCAGTGCAACCAGAGGCagaagaaaatgatgcagtgagtGAGGAACATCTTGTGGAAAGTTCTCATCCTCAGCAGCCCACTCCAGGAAAACCCAGAAGCGGCAGAAAGACGAGTCCTGATCCTGTGGAACAAAATGTGACCGCAGAAGATGTAGTTGAGGAGACCAAGAAGCAGTCTCGGGCTCCAGTTAGGGCACGAAGAGGAAAAAATGccagacaagaagaagaaaagatggatGACGATAAGAAGACTACTGAATCCCAGCAGCCTGTTAAAACATCAAGGAGAACAAGAAAACCTGAGCAAGACCGCGTTGAACCAGTTGAAGAAGTCCCTGCCATTGAAGTGGTAGTTCCAGAGGTGGCAGAAGCACTTGCTGAACCAGTGATGAGTGAAGAGGCTACTGTGGCTCTGAAGCCTAGGAGAGGACGAAAGGCAAAAGTAGACACTGAGAGTGTAACTCTTGTTGAATCCACTGAGGTCCAAGACAACCCCACTCAGGCCAGCTCCACTGACAAACCCAAACGGGTTAGGAGAGGAAAGCAAGTTGCAGAAATGCCTGAAAATGAAGTGGAGACcgaagagaaacaaaatgaagagtCTGCCGCTCCCACCCCTAAGTCTAGCAAGGCAAGGAGGGGGAAAGCTGAGGCTTCACAAGCCGTTCCAGCCAAGAGAGCACGTCGAGGTGCAGCTCTTCCTGTTGAGGAGACCAGTACAGAATCCACAGTCCCAGTATCAGAGCCTGTTTCTGCTCCAGCTGAACCAGCAAAAAGAGGGAGACGGGCAGCTGCAAAGCCCAAACCAGGTGAGGCCACGGTGACCAGTGATGAGACAAATCCCTCTGAAGAGTCCAGCACTGCTGTTGTCGAAGatacaaaaatgtccaaaaaatcTGTCAAGTGGAAGCTGGACATGGATGTCGTTGAGATTCCAAAAGTGACACCTGTCAAGACGGTTCGTGGTAGGAAGTCGAAACTTGAGGACCAAGCTGGTGCTGAAAGCAAAAAAGTGTTGAAGGGTGCTCACAAACCTGAAGAGGAGGATCTCTCAGATGAAGTTGTCGAAGCTCAGCCTGTCAAAAGAGCCAGGAGAGGAGCAAAGGCTGATGTGAACACAGCATCCACAAGCAAGGTGGTCCTTCAGAAAGAGGCTGAAGCTGAAACGCAGCCAAAAACCAGACGAGGCAGAtcagcaaagaaataa
- the mki67 gene encoding proliferation marker protein Ki-67 isoform X3: protein MPLHGKIVVIKRNGGDGTEFPLTASCLFGRMPDCDIRIQLPQVSKEHCRIDLNENKEVILTNLSSVNPTLVNGEVLQQSDRLKHGDVITVIDRSFRFEYPPAPTPKKRSSVGGKTEKLKVLQHQQVCDTPIVETGDKRISEVSADPHLKDGANSDNIQRSLEKTLELESKNDDSLLQSKTNSPFNDLYQMIKKSLDVKTPWKSSSSQLQTPTSRFGTPQVGLVRKNDLKPVTCTEEKGTPKKGYPSVFAEVEGKNGGTPGSVKKQRKSIQVPSTEMVALRAEEASIPQKRISGTPQKFTVSEVIEHISAQSPKSPMRKRSTEVTPAKSAMAKDQEEQAMSAPKTEQRQRTSPRNSGKADKVKEISKKRKSGELGTDLITQQMKRKRVSFGGQLSPELFDKRLPPDSPLRKGATPRRSLSLARHKQSLLRRASVIGFIRELDQDIPGKKRTPSPKKSSSAKAASPKTPTSGKKVAKSRSPSPKAASPAKKSPKSKTPSPKAATSPAKKSPKSKTPSPKAAASPAKKSPKSKTSTPAKTPLRSGAQTPTVQGRFSVSRISTPSPTVDIDAVPDQVPSHTVTPKIPIRRKSMKSATRKTPSISKSAVKVMCRRSGISRASMKVMNSWAEIVKFGQTKTQAVAPPAKKKVIQKTMKKAASKTQTPARKLKGHMSTGHADSPVTIVVGRAHKQTVTHPTGAAPRVVMNAALYKKNMKMDEDLTGIPEMFKTPVNERKRRSLIGQSSATKTPAGAQGTSVIEPSVLNTPEETGEMIVSPLSVASTIKDRRYNSEAVQRLLNENQESSFVGDVSALESHSESNEQQSVDLKTISVTTPKQKTPRQKSGPVEDLREKSLKTPKQKAEQRECLTGVKRIMKTPRQKTEPLEDIRGRLLKTPKQKAEPQECLSGVKRIMKTPRQKTEPLEDIRGKLLKTPKLKPEPQECLTGVKRMFKTPKQGAESLEDLQGELQKTPKATEASDVNADAVKELLDTPARVKESEDLAKVISPTVCLTDIKKIGTPKEKTAPVEDMVEVKRLMRTPRVKGQPVEQNFGLKRLMKSPRVRGNAPVDDFEGLQELMEEPLTVATGQQETDKDELQMDGAAAVEKETSEVVINDHLEVPSKQDNNATSQATEAVSTQEKKSVRGRRAKATQDKEEAPEPSQNTVLSVPVRGRRGKKTEATALPAVKQTTRGRNAKSAESVDVEIAVEESPAQPSKVAPKLKRGRNAKKATDQEVAIETDMAVELQSDQIPPVDVDQKENDSAAPKEKAVLKPKRGRTPKPKQTASEEQEIPQTDVTKADEQVLPSETDVPDAMETVVQAHETERTPVVETVEKKSVRGQRAKRVESKDAEDKQEAAEHSEEPAIPAPARGRRGKKVEASAPPAVKRTRTRNAKSQESSSDTPAVETQPMTEISSEAVSAQTSLIKSQVDADSVPPTEEAVVKPLRGRKTKQTLVEPVQPEAEENDAVSEEHLVESSHPQQPTPGKPRSGRKTSPDPVEQNVTAEDVVEETKKQSRAPVRARRGKNARQEEEKMDDDKKTTESQQPVKTSRRTRKPEQDRVEPVEEVPAIEVVVPEVAEALAEPVMSEEATVALKPRRGRKAKVDTESVTLVESTEVQDNPTQASSTDKPKRVRRGKQVAEMPENEVETEEKQNEESAAPTPKSSKARRGKAEASQAVPAKRARRGAALPVEETSTESTVPVSEPVSAPAEPAKRGRRAAAKPKPGEATVTSDETNPSEESSTAVVEDTKMSKKSVKWKLDMDVVEIPKVTPVKTVRGRKSKLEDQAGAESKKVLKGAHKPEEEDLSDEVVEAQPVKRARRGAKADVNTASTSKVVLQKEAEAETQPKTRRGRSAKK, encoded by the exons ATGCCTTTGCATGGGAAAATAGTGGTGATTAAGAGGAACGGAGGAGATGGGACTGAATTCCCTCTCACTGCATCATGCTTGTTTGGAAG GATGCCTGACTGTGATATTCGCATTCAGCTTCCTCAAGTCTCCAAGGAGCATTGCAGAATTGActtgaatgaaaataaagag GTCATTTTGACAAATTTGAGCTCGGTGAATCCAACACTTGTCAATGGAGAGGTTTTGCAACAGTCTGACCGTTTGAAACATGGAGATGTAATAACTGTTATTGACCGTTCTTTCAG GTTTGAGTACCCTCCAGCACCCACACCAAAGAAGAGGTCTTCTGTaggaggcaaaacagaaaaactcaaA GTTCTTCAACATCAGCAAGTGTGTGATACTCCCATTGTTGAAACTGGGGACAAGAGGATCTCTGAAGTATCTGCAG ATCCTCATCTTAAAGATGGAGCTAACAGTGACAACATCCAGCGATCCCTGGAGAAAACTTTGGAGTTGGAGTCCAAGAATGATGATAGCTTGCTGCAAAGCAAGACCAACTCACCGTTCAATGATCTGTATCAAATGATCAAAAAATCTCTGGATGTCAAGACCCCATGGAAGTCTTCTTCTAGTCAGCTTCAGACACCTACCTCAAGGTTTGGTACTCCACAAGTTGGTTTAGTCAGGAAGAATGATTTAAAGCCTGTCACTTGTACAGAAGAAAAAGGCACTCCCAAGAAGGGTTATCCCAGTGTCTTTGCTGAAGTCGAGGGTAAAAATGGTGGAACCCCAGGGTCAGTGAAGAAGCAGAGAAAGTCCATCCAGGTCCCTTCTACTGAGATGGTTGCACTCAGAGCAGAAGAAGCAAGCATACCTCAAAAGAGAATCAGCGGAACACCACAGAAATTTACTGTGAGTGAGGTTATTGAGCACATTTCTGCTCAGTCACCTAAGTCACCAATGAGAAAGCGGTCAACAGAAGTCACACCAGCCAAATCTGCAATGGCTAAGGATCAAGAAGAACAAGCGATGTCTGCTCCCAAAACAGAGCAACGCCAAAGGACATCACCAAGGAATTCAGGAAAAGCTGATAAAG tgAAAGAAATATCCAAGAAACGTAAAAGCGGGGAACTTGGAACAGACCTGATTACACaacagatgaagaggaaacGGGTTTCATTTGGAGGCCAGCTGAGTCCAGAGTTATTTGACAAACGACTGCCTCCTGATTCTCCATTGCGCAAGGGGGCCACCCCACGGAGAAGCTTGTCTCTCGCCCGACACAAACAGTCACTGCTTAGACGAGCATCTGTCATTGGCTTTATAAGG GAGCTTGACCAAGATATTCCTGGAAAGAAGAGGACCCCGTCCCCCAAGAAGTCATCAAGTGCTAAGGCTGCTTCTCCAAAGACTCCAACGTCAGGAAAAAAAGTAGCAAAATCTAGATCTCCATCTCCCAAAGCAGCATCACCTGCAAAGAAGTCCCCAAAATCCAAGACCCCATCTCCCAAAGCAGCAACATCACCTGCAAAGAAGTCCCCAAAATCCAAGACCCCTTCTCccaaagcagcagcatcaccTGCGAAGAAGTCCCCAAAATCCAAAACTTCAACACCAGCTAAAACTCCCTTGAGATCAGGAGCCCAGACCCCCACGGTGCAAGGGCGCTTCTCTGTGTCACGAATCAGTACACCATCTCCAACTGTAGACATCGACGCTGTCCCTGACCAGGTGCCTTCACACACCGTTACCCCTAAAATACCTATCAGGAGGAAGAGCATGAAGAGCGCCACACGGAAGACTCCGAGTATTTCCAAGAGTGCGGTAAAAGTAATGTGCAGAAGAAGTGGCATATCACGGGCCTCTATGAAGG TCATGAATTCCTGGGCAGAAATAGTAAAGTTTGGCCAAACTAAGACTCAAGCTGTTGCTCCTCCAGCTAAAAAAAAGGTCATCCAGAAGACCATGAAGAAGGCAGCATCCAAAACACAG ACACCTGCAAGAAAACTCAAGGGCCACATGAGCACTGGACATGCAGATTCACCTGTTACCATCGTTGTGGGTAGAGCTCACAAACAAACGGTTACACATCCAACTGGCGCTGCACCAAGGGTTGTCATGAATGCTGCACTCTACAAGAAGAACATGAAGATGGATGAGGACTTAACTG GCATTCCTGAAATGTTTAAAACCCCtgtaaatgaaagaaagaggagatcTTTAATCGGTCAGAGCAGTGCCACAAAGACACCAGCTGGAGCTCAGGGCACATCTGTGATCGAACCATCTGTCCTGAACACGCCCGAGGAGACAG GTGAAATGATAGTTTCTCCACTGAGTGTTGCATCTACAATCAAAGACAGAAGATACAATAGTGAGGCAGTCCAGCGCCTTCTTAATGAAAATCAAGAGTCCAGTTTTGTCGGTGACGTCTCTGCCTTAGAGAGTCATTCTGAATCTAATGAACAGCAGAGCGTGGATTTGAAGACCATCTCCGTAACAACCCCCAAACAGAAGACCCCAAGACAGAAATCTGGGCCAGTTGAAGACTTGAGAGAGAAGAGTTTGAAAACTCCTAAACAGAAAGCTGAACAACGGGAGTGCCTCACAGGAGTGAAGAGGATCATGAAAACTCCAAGACAGAAGACCGAACCTTTAGAGGACATCAGAGGCAGACTTCTCAAAACTCCCAAACAGAAAGCCGAACCACAGGAGTGCCTGTCTGGAGTGAAGAGGATCATGAAAACTCCAAGACAGAAGACCGAACCTTTAGAGGACATCAGAGGCAAACTTCTGAAAACTCCCAAACTGAAGCCTGAACCACAGGAGTGCCTGACTGGAGTGAAGAGAATGTTCAAGACTCCAAAGCAAGGGGCTGAATCCCTTGAAGACCTTCAAGGAGAACTTCAGAAAACTCCCAAAGCCACAGAAGCCAGTGATGTGAATGCAGATGCTGTTAAGGAACTCCTGGACACACCAGCACGTGTCAAAGAATCTGAAGACCTGGCTAAAGTGATCTCTCCGACAGTATGTCTTACAGATATTAAGAAAATCGGAACACCCAAGGAGAAGACTGCTCCAGTTGAAGATATGGTTGAAGTGAAGAGGCTGATGAGAACTCCAAGAGTGAAAGGACAACCTGTCGAGCAGAACTTTGGTCTTAAGAGACTCATGAAATCACCAAGAGTGAGGGGAAATGCTCCAGTGGATGACTTTGAAGGCCTTCAAGAACTCATGGAGGAGCCGTTGACTGTTGCCACAGGACAACAGGAGACGGACAAG GATGAATTGCAAATGGATGGTGCAGCAGCTGTGGAGAAAG AAACCAGTGAAGTTGTCATTAATGACCACTTGGAGGTGCCAAGTAAACAAGATAATAATGCAACATCACAAGCCACGGAAGCGGTTTCTACCCAAGAGAAGAAATCCGTTCGAGGCAGAAGAGCAAAAGCAACTCAGGATAAAGAAGAGGCACCGGAACCCTCTCAAAATACCGTCCTCTCTGTGCCAGTCAGAGGAAGAAGGGGAAAGAAAACTGAAGCTACAGCTCTACCTGctgttaaacaaacaacaagaggCAGAAATGCGAAGAGCGCTGAAAGTGTGGATGTGGAGATCGCTGTGGAAGAAAGTCCTGCTCAGCCGTCCAAAGTTGCTCCTAAactgaaaagaggaagaaatgctAAAAAAGCCACTGATCAGGAGGTTGCCATCGAAACTGACATGGCTGTGGAACTTCAGAGTGACCAGATCCCTCCAGTTGATGTCgaccaaaaagaaaatgacagtgCAGCACCCAAAGAGAAGGCTGTGCTGAAGCCCAAGCGTGGTAGAACACCCAAACCTAAACAAACTGCATCAGAGGAGCAAGAAATTCCCCAAACTGATGTAACAAAAg cagatGAGCAGGTGTTGCCAAGTGAAACTGATGTACCTGATGCCATGGAAACAGTTGTCCAGGCTCATGAAACTGAGCGTACACCAGTTGTGGAGACGGTTGAGAAGAAATCTGTTAGAGGCCAAAGAGCTAAACGGGTGGAATCTAAAGACGCTGAGGATAAACAGGAGGCTGCAGAACACTCTGAAGAACCTGCCATCCCTGCACCAgcaagaggaagaagggggaagaaaGTGGAAGCCTCTGCACCTCCAGCTGTTAAACGGACAAGAACCAGGAACGCAAAGTCTCAAGAAAGCTCCTCTGACACACCTGCTGTTGAAACCCAACCGATGACCGAGATCTCCTCCGAAGCTGTGAGTGCACAGACATCTCTGATAAAGAGTCAAGTCGACGCTGATTCTGTCCCCCCAACAGAAGAGGCTGTCGTGAAACCACTTAGAGGGAGGAAAACTAAGCAAACACTTGTTGAACCAGTGCAACCAGAGGCagaagaaaatgatgcagtgagtGAGGAACATCTTGTGGAAAGTTCTCATCCTCAGCAGCCCACTCCAGGAAAACCCAGAAGCGGCAGAAAGACGAGTCCTGATCCTGTGGAACAAAATGTGACCGCAGAAGATGTAGTTGAGGAGACCAAGAAGCAGTCTCGGGCTCCAGTTAGGGCACGAAGAGGAAAAAATGccagacaagaagaagaaaagatggatGACGATAAGAAGACTACTGAATCCCAGCAGCCTGTTAAAACATCAAGGAGAACAAGAAAACCTGAGCAAGACCGCGTTGAACCAGTTGAAGAAGTCCCTGCCATTGAAGTGGTAGTTCCAGAGGTGGCAGAAGCACTTGCTGAACCAGTGATGAGTGAAGAGGCTACTGTGGCTCTGAAGCCTAGGAGAGGACGAAAGGCAAAAGTAGACACTGAGAGTGTAACTCTTGTTGAATCCACTGAGGTCCAAGACAACCCCACTCAGGCCAGCTCCACTGACAAACCCAAACGGGTTAGGAGAGGAAAGCAAGTTGCAGAAATGCCTGAAAATGAAGTGGAGACcgaagagaaacaaaatgaagagtCTGCCGCTCCCACCCCTAAGTCTAGCAAGGCAAGGAGGGGGAAAGCTGAGGCTTCACAAGCCGTTCCAGCCAAGAGAGCACGTCGAGGTGCAGCTCTTCCTGTTGAGGAGACCAGTACAGAATCCACAGTCCCAGTATCAGAGCCTGTTTCTGCTCCAGCTGAACCAGCAAAAAGAGGGAGACGGGCAGCTGCAAAGCCCAAACCAGGTGAGGCCACGGTGACCAGTGATGAGACAAATCCCTCTGAAGAGTCCAGCACTGCTGTTGTCGAAGatacaaaaatgtccaaaaaatcTGTCAAGTGGAAGCTGGACATGGATGTCGTTGAGATTCCAAAAGTGACACCTGTCAAGACGGTTCGTGGTAGGAAGTCGAAACTTGAGGACCAAGCTGGTGCTGAAAGCAAAAAAGTGTTGAAGGGTGCTCACAAACCTGAAGAGGAGGATCTCTCAGATGAAGTTGTCGAAGCTCAGCCTGTCAAAAGAGCCAGGAGAGGAGCAAAGGCTGATGTGAACACAGCATCCACAAGCAAGGTGGTCCTTCAGAAAGAGGCTGAAGCTGAAACGCAGCCAAAAACCAGACGAGGCAGAtcagcaaagaaataa